A window of the Glaciimonas sp. CA11.2 genome harbors these coding sequences:
- the hisG gene encoding ATP phosphoribosyltransferase yields MSQKLTLALSKGRIFEETLPLLAAAGIVVTENPETSRKLILPTNDPLVNVIIVRASDVPTYVQYGAADFGVAGKDVLLEHGGEGLYQPIDLNIAKCRMSVAVFAGFDYEKAVRQGARLRVATKYLLTARDHFAAKGVHVDLIKLYGSMELAPLVGLADAIVDLVSTGSTLRANHLVEVEHIMDISSRLVVNQAALKLKHKQLQPILEAIEKASTRAL; encoded by the coding sequence ATGAGTCAAAAATTAACCCTGGCATTGTCCAAGGGGCGCATCTTCGAAGAAACCTTGCCATTGCTGGCGGCGGCTGGCATTGTCGTGACGGAGAACCCGGAAACGTCGCGCAAGCTCATTTTGCCAACCAACGATCCATTGGTGAACGTTATCATTGTTCGTGCATCTGATGTCCCGACCTACGTTCAATACGGTGCTGCCGATTTTGGCGTGGCCGGTAAAGATGTTTTGCTTGAGCACGGCGGTGAGGGTCTTTACCAGCCGATCGATCTGAATATTGCTAAATGCCGAATGTCGGTTGCTGTATTTGCGGGTTTTGATTATGAAAAAGCGGTGCGCCAAGGTGCACGTCTGCGGGTTGCTACAAAGTATTTATTGACGGCCCGCGACCATTTTGCGGCCAAAGGTGTGCACGTTGACTTAATTAAATTGTACGGCTCGATGGAGTTGGCGCCGTTGGTCGGTTTGGCGGATGCGATTGTCGATTTGGTTAGTACCGGCAGCACATTACGCGCTAATCATCTGGTTGAGGTCGAGCATATTATGGACATTTCTTCGCGCCTGGTTGTCAATCAGGCGGCGTTGAAATTGAAGCACAAGCAGCTTCAGCCAATTTTGGAAGCCATTGAGAAAGCATCAACCAGAGCACTTTAA
- the hisD gene encoding histidinol dehydrogenase: MTLKIRKLNANDVDFQAQLSALLAFDATEDDAIDQSAAQILADVKVRGDAAVLDYTKRFDRLDAQTVSALEIGQDELQAALMQLTPERRVALQTAADRVRAYHERQKQECGSDGFSYTEADGTVLGQKVTPLDRVGIYVPGGKAAYPSSVLMNAIPAKVAGVQEIIMVVPTPDGVKNELVLAAAAIAGVDRVFTIGGAQAVGALAYGTATIPPVDKIVGPGNAYVAAAKRRVFGTVGIDMIAGPSEILVICDGTTDPDWIAMDLFSQAEHDELAQSILLCPDPNYLDKVEASINRLLADMPRHDIIRTSLTNRGALITVRDMEHACEIANLIAAEHLEISAADPQQWADQIRHAGAMFLGRFSSEALGDYCAGPNHVLPTSRTARFSSPLGVYDFQKRSSMIHISEAGAQTLGKIAAELAYGEGLQAHARSAEYRLKDSAK; encoded by the coding sequence ATGACCCTAAAAATCAGAAAACTGAATGCTAACGATGTTGATTTTCAAGCCCAGCTTTCGGCTCTGCTGGCATTTGACGCGACTGAAGATGATGCCATTGACCAGTCGGCTGCGCAGATTCTGGCCGATGTAAAGGTACGTGGTGATGCGGCAGTTTTAGACTATACCAAGCGGTTTGATCGATTGGATGCGCAGACCGTCTCAGCGTTGGAAATTGGTCAGGATGAATTGCAGGCTGCGTTGATGCAATTGACACCGGAACGTCGTGTTGCATTGCAAACCGCTGCAGACCGCGTGCGCGCGTATCACGAACGTCAAAAGCAAGAATGCGGATCAGATGGCTTTAGCTACACCGAAGCAGACGGAACCGTTTTGGGTCAAAAAGTCACACCGCTGGATCGCGTCGGTATCTACGTGCCGGGCGGCAAGGCCGCCTATCCGTCGTCGGTCCTGATGAACGCGATTCCCGCCAAGGTCGCTGGCGTCCAGGAAATCATCATGGTCGTGCCAACGCCCGATGGTGTTAAAAATGAACTGGTGCTCGCCGCTGCTGCAATCGCAGGCGTTGATCGGGTTTTTACCATTGGTGGTGCGCAAGCTGTCGGTGCATTGGCCTACGGCACGGCAACTATCCCGCCGGTCGATAAGATCGTCGGACCGGGAAATGCCTATGTCGCGGCTGCCAAACGTCGCGTGTTTGGAACCGTCGGCATCGATATGATCGCCGGACCTTCAGAAATTTTAGTGATTTGCGATGGAACGACCGATCCGGACTGGATCGCGATGGACCTGTTTTCGCAAGCGGAACATGATGAGTTGGCACAGTCGATTTTGTTGTGTCCTGACCCAAATTACCTCGATAAGGTCGAAGCCAGCATAAATCGCCTGTTGGCGGATATGCCGAGACACGACATCATTCGCACGTCGCTGACCAATCGCGGCGCGCTGATTACTGTGCGTGACATGGAACACGCGTGTGAGATCGCCAATCTGATCGCAGCTGAGCATCTGGAGATTTCAGCCGCAGATCCGCAACAATGGGCCGATCAGATTCGTCACGCAGGTGCGATGTTTCTGGGGCGTTTCTCGTCCGAGGCTTTGGGCGATTATTGTGCGGGTCCAAATCACGTGTTGCCAACCTCGCGTACTGCCCGGTTTTCATCGCCGCTCGGTGTCTACGACTTTCAAAAGCGCTCAAGCATGATCCATATCAGCGAAGCCGGCGCACAAACGCTGGGCAAGATCGCAGCCGAACTCGCTTATGGCGAAGGTTTGCAAGCACATGCGCGCTCAGCCGAGTATCGCCTGAAAGACAGCGCTAAATGA